A stretch of DNA from Toxotes jaculatrix isolate fToxJac2 chromosome 15, fToxJac2.pri, whole genome shotgun sequence:
CACAGCTAGGGTCACAGACAGAGTATGAAACTACACAACTACAGCTTAGGGCCGAAGTAGGACATCTATCCCTGCGAGGCATGATGGCAGCATCCTGCAGTGACATAATATGTGAGAGCTATGAGTGATGAATGATGAGCATTCAAGCACCCATAGCAACGACACAACAGATGTTTGTCATTACACCATCCAAGGTTTCAATTCCAGTTAATGTTCCGACCAAAATCCAGACCCGGCACGGTGAACAGTTTTGATGAGAGGTGAATCACAGATCAAGGAGTTCAACATCAAGCAAAGTGAATCTCCTTGTGTGAGCACCTGCTAACATTCTGAAGTAAAGAAGTAAATTCTGTTAGTGTCAGGAAAACATAACAGAAGTGACCTACATTACTGGTTTTGTCGTTGAAAAGAAGTTTAATACAAAAGGCTTTCTGAATGCAGTTTGTTAACTTTGGGATTTTTGtgggtagattttttttctttaaacaagtACACTCAGTGGAAAGTGAAGTACCATCAACTACACAACAAGAGGTATTAAACACCTCTAATTGTTGTGTTTGGGAGCAAGTACACCTCTCCGACAGGAAACTGGTCAAACTGCAGCTTCCACACAGTTCAACAGTGAGTGGGGAgttgtccttggtgctgaaatTCAGTGCTGAAAGTTTTCCACCAATATGTAACATTTGGATTAAATTCCCTGCAATATTCAATATGTTGttgcatcattttttattttggcagaGGGACACTGGCTGCACTAAAACTAATTGGATTGGAGTTAGATGAGCACTTTTCTCTCAACAACAAATTATAGAATAAGCGGCCTCCTACCCAGCCTTAAGCACAAATTAATCAGGTAATCATCTCTTGTCTTATCCCCAATATGTTGCCCATTAACATTAAACAACACTCTCGTTGGTAGCACTCCAAGCCACGCATGCTGACAATGATTAGTAGCTTTAAGGACGAGGATAAATACTGTAATTTACTTTCAGCACCCCAAGAGCTACTACCACCtatctgtccctccctctctttctcactctctgtcacacacacagaggaacattgCATATAAGGCCATAGCGTACTGtaagttgtgtttgttttagacTCACAGACCAAACACAACTCAGCTGATAAGACGGGACCCAACAGGTACATGATATTGTTAAACCCACAAGCACAGACCTTATGCTTGTTCAGCTGCTTTCCACTTGTCCACAGGCTCCAGCCTGACTAGATTTCATTGGTATTATCAGAGCCTCACTTTACATCTTAATTTCACCTTATTTTcctttggttaaaaaaaagcaatgtcGTTTAATGATTTACGGTACGTGCAGCCTAGATATTGTGCACAGAATGGGTCAGATCAGTGAATCTTTATGAGTGTGTGGAAACAGCGAGCGTGATGACTTAACTGCATTGTTGTTCTTGTGAATGGACTCGCATGTATCCTGCACCAAAAACAAGATGTCGccaaaagtgtgtgtctgtgtgtatgttttatgtgtgtgcgtgtgccctGCCAAGACAATATTTGGCGACTATGACtgatgaagagcagagagggTAGCCAAAACACCCTTAACCACGTTTATGTGTGCCtgtgctctccctccctccctccgtgtgtgtgtgtgtgtgtgtgtgtgtgtgtgtgtgtgtgtgtgtttgtgtgctccgCCACTGCGCAACGATGGAGCTATCGCAACGATGGAGATGACGCAAACAGACCCAGCTCTCCAAAAAAGTGTTTCAAGACGAACATGGCGGCAACTTAACCGCGGTCCAAGATGACAATGGCCAACGGGAGAAAGGATTCTAGGCTTTCCGCCCAGGTACGGGACAGAGAAACCAGCCTGCGTGCATCGGAAGGGCTTGTTGCTCTCCTTTAAGTCAATCTGCAAACCGAACGGCGGCAGACGCGCAGCATCAGTACCGAGAGGCTCGCAACAGCTGGTCTCCCTGCACCCCCGACGAGAGAACAAACCCGGGGAGGGACTGTAGGGAGAGGGTGGCATGCGGTCAAAGAGGACGCCGTTTCCCCCCGGAGAGCCATGGAGAACCGGGATGCGGCAGCGCGAAGCTTAATCTGTGCGGGCGCGCTAATTGGATCGGAATAGCACCGATTGCTGCGGGCGCGATAGAGGAGCGCCCTGGACCGGCGGAGGCACGGCACCCCACCGTTACAGAGGAGAACCAACCGGACTCCTTCTCCCCCCAAGTCAATGAGTATTGTGGCAGAGCAGCCCCCGCGGTGGAGTCGGCCAGGGCAGCACTTTCCTAAAATATGACCAGGGGTGCTTGGATGCGTCGGCAGCATGATGAAGGCTTAAAATACTGGTTTGCACCCCGAGAGAACGAGAAGCCATTTACCGAGTCGGAGCGGGCCCAGAGATGGCGACTGTCGCTGGCCTCTCTGCTGTTCATCACCGTCCTGCTCTCTGATCACTTGTGGTTCTGCGCCGAGGCGAAACTGACGCGAACCCGAGACAAGCGATCGGACGAGGGGCTTGAAATTACGGACATGGGCGAGTACCCAAACCCCCTCAACCCACACCACATCCCAACATCACCTGACCCCCACCGTCTCGCCAGAGAGCAAGATGTTATTTTTCTAGGGAATTCTACCAAGTCTCTAAGGCGAATGGACGCCTGTCACCCTGACAGCCTGTCCAAAGACTGCTTTACTTTCACGGACGCGGAGACCGTGTGCCTGGGCCTCTCCGGTGGAGGGGAAAAGGGGACACAGTCGGCGTACGTGAATCTGAGCGATTTGTACCTTTCTTTTTGTAATTCCTACTCACTTTTGGATTTGTTTTACGGGTTTACGAGTCCGGTCGATTTGAATtgcaccctggatatggccatGGGGGTGGATCTGCTGGGATGCAGCGAGTGTGTCCGGGCTTATCAGGATCTTGACCTGGAGGCGGAGAAGAACTACCGGGAGTTTGAACTGCTGGTTCAGAAATACGAAACGGATGCATACTCGGTTAGGACGTGCATGGAGGAATGCAAGGTAGGACTAACGAGGCCAGGtcgcgcacgcgcacacacacgttaGTGCATTTAAGGGGGTGGGTTCACAGTGGTCATGGCAACCGTTGGGCATATCTGTCAGTATACTGGTATTTAGTTTTGAGTTCAGACTGCTATTAGGCTACCTGCGCCTTTGCTGCATCATTTGGCCTGTGTCAGCGTttacgcgcacgcacgcacacacgcacacacacacacacacacacacacacacacacacacacacacacacacacacacacacacacacagctgcatgtcATGAAAACAGCATGGAGGGACCAGAGTGCAGGTCACATTttccttgtttctctttcttcgTCTTTCTGAGTTTTATAATATAGAGCACTTTGTGAACTGTGACTGTGGAtgtgacatttgacatttggaGTAAGGTCCAGGCTTGCAGCACAGGTCTGTGAGAGAGGGCGCTGAGTGGTGCTCATTTCAATATCGTTAATAGCACGAGAGGGATTTCTGCACCTAATCCAGGCTTTGTACTGTCCCCCGTTTGCTTGTTGTTCCAATAACATGGCAGCCTCAGAGCACATATCTCAGGCTCTGGAGTACATGTTGTGCTTGTCAGCAGCATCGTATACCTGGGACCATAtcatctatacacacacatacacacacatagacgcaCACACAATGGGTCTTGTGTTACTTTAGCCATCAAGTCTGTGTTGAACAATGAAAACTCACctataaacagaaacagtggGGATACATTGGTTAAACTACTACACTTCAGTCTGTTTCATTTGTTGTACGCTGGACTGCTGCAAAGGCTCTGTCTCCCCTACCTGATTAGGTAAATCAGGTGTGTTCATGAGATCTTCTTTGGCTGAACACACCTGAGAGATGTACAATATGCAGTGTAGGAGTCTTCTGTG
This window harbors:
- the LOC121194557 gene encoding transmembrane protein FAM155A produces the protein MTRGAWMRRQHDEGLKYWFAPRENEKPFTESERAQRWRLSLASLLFITVLLSDHLWFCAEAKLTRTRDKRSDEGLEITDMGEYPNPLNPHHIPTSPDPHRLAREQDVIFLGNSTKSLRRMDACHPDSLSKDCFTFTDAETVCLGLSGGGEKGTQSAYVNLSDLYLSFCNSYSLLDLFYGFTSPVDLNCTLDMAMGVDLLGCSECVRAYQDLDLEAEKNYREFELLVQKYETDAYSVRTCMEECKMVYKPWLCSQYFQTTQMHCSKRIPCGQYCLEVQQRCPFVLPDNDDLIHGGSPSFICTGLLEDYPSGVDPDAECCDVRWDLKVDNRSRGTLKRTHPPCQHRTSLSSSAACRLCNSRLKLCLLVLVLLHTVASLTASHNATGLGLPTITPLEESPANEE